From Zingiber officinale cultivar Zhangliang chromosome 5B, Zo_v1.1, whole genome shotgun sequence, the proteins below share one genomic window:
- the LOC121986013 gene encoding myb family transcription factor IPN2-like — protein sequence MFPSKKATTMNSSSHERPPSVCVQGDSGLVLTTDPKPRLRWTVELHDRFVDAVTQLGGPDKATPKTIMRVMGVKGLTLYHLKSHLQKFRLGKQPHKDPNDHNSFRNSTVDLHRNAASSSMMGRNLNENMHMMQMEVQRRLQEQLEVQKLIQMRIEAHGKYMQSILERACKALAAESMVNSGSSYKAPAMAADGQLSAPIKELSSSMSFPSLQDLHLYGSGDQLDHHNLDHSFNFSPNSSAESIILGKSKRHSPCNNVNGRSSWLGWGGALGPRSSVDQEPYSKCDQLLHMALPVIEPAGIEVNPMANVYETKPVLSLDGTLTAADEKKYDGSSSSASKIDRPSPPPRRAPLGMEMISPMMAMPQARNLSYG from the exons ATGTTCCCCTCCAAGAAGGCAACAACTATGAATTCATCCTCCCACGAGAGGCCTCCTTCCGTGTGCGTCCAGGGCGACTCCGGCCTCGTGCTCACCACCGATCCCAAGCCGCGTCTCCGGTGGACCGTCGAGCTCCATGACCGCTTTGTCGATGCCGTCACCCAGCTCGGAGGACCCGACA aGGCGACACCCAAAACCATCATGAGAGTTATGGGTGTGAAGGGCCTCACTCTCTACCACCTCAAGAGCCACCTTCAG AAATTTCGGCTAGGGAAGCAACCTCACAAGGATCCCAATGATCATAATTCTTTCAGAAATT CTACGGTAGATCTACACAGAAACGCAGCTTCCTCATCAATGATGGGTCGTAACTTGAACGA gAACATGCACATGATGCAGATGGAAGTTCAAAGGAGACTACAAGAACAGTTAGAG GTGCAAAAATTGATTCAAATGCGGATCGAGGCGCACGGGAAGTACATGCAGAGCATACTAGAGAGAGCGTGTAAAGCTCTTGCCGCCGAGAGCATGGTCAACTCCGGCAGCAGCTACAAAGCGCCGGCGATGGCGGCTGACGGCCAGTTGAGTGCCCCAATCAAGGAGCTGAGTTCCTCCATGAGCTTCCCTTCTCTACAAGACCTCCACTTATATGGCTCGGGGGACCAATTGGATCACCATAATTTAGATCATAGCTTCAATTTTAGCCCCAACAGCAGTGCCGAATCCATAATTTTAGGCAAGTCCAAGAGGCACAGCCCTTGCAATAATGTCAATGGGAGGAGCTCGTGGCTCGGCTGGGGCGGCGCGCTCGGACCCAGAAGTAGTGTTGACCAAGAGCCGTACTCCAAGTGCGACCAGCTTCTGCACATGGCACTGCCCGTGATCGAACCTGCCGGCATTGAGGTGAATCCCATGGCCAACGTCTACGAGACCAAGCCAGTGCTTTCACTGGACGGCACCCTCACCGCTGCCGACGAGAAGAAGTACGATGGATCGTCATCGTCGGCGTCGAAGATCGACCGCCCGTCGCCGCCGCCGAGGAGAGCTCCGCTTGGCATGGAGATGATTAGTCCCATGATGGCGATGCCACAAGCTAGGAACTTGTCCTACGGGTGA